Proteins encoded together in one Thermodesulforhabdus norvegica window:
- a CDS encoding PilC/PilY family type IV pilus protein, giving the protein MRGSKKNVKKLWPWVLIIVGIALASYGLLRTSGNAFADEDSVCGEVPLYLGRYVAPDILMIVDLSGSMGYGLRPDWSPVYDPSTTYQGHYTDLGREGYVYNRRAYYDSGYFVVYPCWESPDDINRTPLNSHCPGTANPRSVYIDDILENYGIAEWSYHDDHDTPPYASQEIPKLYENDTVLLGNYLNTTRIEVVANAIKRLVADASLAMGLGFFKATFGQYANYTRIYEGVEAFSEEHFQELVDAIDNVAHEPISGCDGCYRVHAMQGTPFSPSIIAARKYFNRQKPDVDGDYYTPGRCSKKFVIFLTDGIGNIDSTVDNVRQRTIDLVQSGVTPIAVGFNLPEDEDSQLREMARVANQYADGDNTYALHKDNDNDGVPDPYIARNPQELAETLREIIYEIKQTVFKTGSGAARRTALGNTVVYTAFNLTDWTGEVSTSSFTYGCANCHSPSEVRNLARWNYFTDEDGDGKLDILDEDRDGDGKLDTEYEDRDSDGHLDVDEDTNGNGQLDPGEDVDGDGNLDVAEDLDGDGHLDIPEDMDGDGNLDKPEPINYEALQQFLENEDQVRDKMGEGALVNYSVGKIESIIKILKGELPDAEWWSMEDGWNTTSTLPCGETRNIKYQNGTQLLDFTGAVGGLTEDQVKFIRGEMGCGDMPQGDFRLRERPLGDIISSEPRISGDLIWVTANDGMLHAFDVNTGEEKFAFIPESVLSRYLTSNYFYNSYCHEFFFDGTPTIQEVGNSTYLVVGLGRGGSEYFAFDITNAPDSVSLKWHVSDPGLGETWNEVKFVRCGESDWRVFLPSGYVEDPELWANQKAFLKAVNIDSGSEIATVYLGSEGANMPATPGSAVDLNEDLTADRLYVGDLLGRMWRLSDPCTGTISSEAVIDLGSDHPITASVTAAATNNGVWLYFGTGKYWDIDDLTDNTEQYLIGMRDSGTTLTLGDLEDRGFTTEGEYRITDSSTSCTLATNGWKVTLTGGERVITPPLLFGGYVFFLTFVPTGDECEGTGETWLYGLPARRGCLNELDQPLFDINNDGLFDENDLVEGKPPVAMKLGSGVPGSEPVVLTEQVIVATTTETSRQIRVNVKPITLRQGTWTDVDVQMK; this is encoded by the coding sequence ATCCTGATGATCGTGGACCTTTCCGGTTCCATGGGCTATGGCCTCAGGCCTGACTGGTCACCCGTTTATGACCCCAGTACGACCTATCAGGGCCATTATACCGACCTCGGACGAGAGGGTTACGTCTATAATAGAAGAGCCTATTATGACAGTGGATATTTTGTAGTTTACCCCTGTTGGGAATCGCCCGACGATATAAACAGGACTCCCCTTAACAGCCACTGTCCGGGAACAGCAAATCCCCGTTCGGTATATATCGACGATATTCTTGAAAATTACGGAATTGCCGAGTGGTCTTATCACGACGACCACGATACTCCGCCCTATGCGTCCCAGGAAATCCCTAAGCTTTACGAAAACGATACCGTTTTACTCGGTAACTATCTCAACACGACGCGCATTGAGGTTGTGGCAAATGCTATAAAAAGACTGGTAGCCGACGCAAGCCTTGCCATGGGTCTTGGTTTTTTCAAGGCCACTTTTGGGCAGTACGCCAATTACACCCGCATTTATGAGGGCGTTGAAGCTTTCAGCGAGGAGCACTTTCAGGAACTGGTTGATGCCATTGACAATGTAGCTCATGAACCCATCTCCGGATGTGACGGCTGTTACCGGGTTCACGCCATGCAGGGAACGCCCTTTTCTCCTTCCATCATTGCCGCCAGGAAATACTTTAACCGGCAAAAGCCGGATGTGGACGGCGATTACTACACGCCCGGCCGTTGCTCAAAAAAGTTCGTCATTTTCCTTACCGACGGTATCGGAAATATTGACTCTACCGTGGACAACGTCCGCCAGAGAACCATCGATCTTGTACAATCAGGTGTAACCCCTATAGCCGTGGGGTTTAATCTGCCCGAGGACGAAGATTCGCAGCTCCGGGAGATGGCCCGTGTTGCCAACCAGTATGCCGACGGAGACAATACTTATGCACTCCATAAGGACAACGACAACGATGGAGTTCCCGATCCGTACATTGCTCGAAACCCTCAGGAGCTTGCGGAAACACTTCGGGAGATTATCTATGAAATCAAGCAGACCGTTTTCAAAACGGGAAGCGGTGCAGCCCGAAGAACTGCTCTTGGGAATACCGTGGTCTATACGGCCTTTAACCTGACGGACTGGACCGGTGAGGTAAGTACCTCAAGCTTTACTTACGGATGCGCCAACTGTCATTCACCCTCTGAAGTTCGCAACCTCGCACGCTGGAACTACTTCACCGACGAAGACGGTGACGGAAAACTCGACATTCTTGATGAAGATCGTGACGGCGATGGAAAGCTCGATACGGAGTACGAAGACAGGGACTCGGACGGCCATCTGGATGTTGATGAGGATACCAACGGAAACGGTCAGCTCGATCCCGGCGAAGATGTTGACGGAGACGGCAACCTGGATGTTGCGGAGGATCTGGACGGCGATGGACACCTCGACATTCCCGAGGATATGGACGGGGACGGAAATCTCGATAAACCCGAGCCTATAAACTACGAGGCCCTTCAGCAGTTTCTCGAGAACGAGGATCAGGTCAGAGACAAAATGGGCGAAGGGGCACTCGTCAATTATTCGGTTGGGAAGATTGAATCGATTATAAAAATACTTAAAGGCGAGCTCCCTGATGCCGAGTGGTGGAGTATGGAGGATGGCTGGAACACCACTTCAACGCTACCCTGTGGAGAAACGAGAAATATTAAATATCAGAACGGAACGCAGTTGCTTGATTTTACCGGTGCCGTCGGGGGACTTACGGAAGATCAGGTAAAGTTCATACGCGGTGAGATGGGATGTGGCGACATGCCCCAGGGTGACTTCAGACTCCGGGAAAGGCCTCTCGGCGACATTATCTCCAGCGAACCCAGAATATCAGGAGACCTTATTTGGGTTACGGCAAACGACGGAATGCTCCATGCCTTCGACGTTAACACCGGAGAAGAGAAATTTGCGTTCATTCCGGAAAGCGTGCTCTCCCGTTATTTAACCTCAAACTACTTTTACAATTCCTACTGCCATGAATTCTTCTTTGACGGGACGCCGACGATTCAGGAAGTCGGGAACAGCACCTATCTGGTCGTTGGACTGGGAAGAGGAGGATCGGAGTATTTCGCCTTTGACATAACGAATGCCCCCGATAGCGTTTCTTTAAAATGGCACGTCAGCGATCCCGGTCTCGGAGAAACCTGGAATGAGGTAAAATTCGTTCGCTGTGGGGAAAGCGACTGGAGGGTCTTTTTGCCCTCGGGATATGTGGAAGATCCTGAGCTCTGGGCCAATCAAAAAGCTTTCCTTAAAGCAGTGAATATCGACAGTGGTTCCGAGATAGCCACGGTTTATCTGGGAAGCGAGGGCGCCAATATGCCGGCAACTCCCGGATCGGCCGTGGATCTCAACGAGGATTTGACCGCCGACAGACTCTACGTTGGTGATCTTCTCGGGAGGATGTGGCGCCTGTCGGATCCCTGTACCGGCACGATTTCTTCGGAGGCAGTGATTGACCTCGGTTCCGATCATCCGATAACCGCTTCGGTAACGGCCGCCGCAACCAACAACGGTGTGTGGCTCTACTTTGGAACCGGAAAGTACTGGGACATTGACGATCTTACCGACAACACAGAACAGTACCTCATAGGCATGAGAGACAGTGGAACCACCCTCACACTTGGCGATCTTGAAGATCGTGGTTTTACCACGGAGGGTGAGTACAGGATTACGGATTCTTCAACCAGTTGCACACTGGCCACTAACGGATGGAAGGTTACTTTGACGGGTGGAGAACGGGTAATTACCCCACCTCTCCTCTTCGGCGGATACGTTTTCTTCCTGACCTTCGTTCCTACAGGAGACGAGTGTGAGGGAACGGGAGAAACCTGGCTTTACGGACTGCCTGCGAGAAGAGGCTGTCTGAACGAACTGGACCAGCCTCTTTTTGACATCAACAACGACGGACTCTTTGACGAGAACGATCTCGTCGAAGGCAAGCCCCCTGTGGCCATGAAACTGGGTAGCGGTGTTCCCGGTTCCGAGCCTGTAGTGCTTACGGAGCAGGTGATTGTTGCTACCACCACGGAAACTTCCAGGCAGATACGGGTCAATGTTAAGCCCATTACCCTGCGTCAGGGTACCTGGACCGATGTGGATGTGCAGATGAAGTAG
- a CDS encoding type IV pilin protein produces MVIFLKPTVRNKKGFSLIELMVAIAIIAVLAAVATRWYRNYTRSSFESDLIQALLAARVAQEQYRAERGTYAATIEDLPRYNDGEEDNSFVIHEDKDARRRIVLRVEDADDDGYTIVAENEAEGEWHLEWRLSCSRDEPDEACTPVQTAGTGVLKNVF; encoded by the coding sequence ATGGTGATTTTTTTAAAGCCCACAGTTCGCAATAAAAAAGGCTTCAGTCTCATTGAGCTCATGGTGGCCATTGCGATTATCGCCGTGCTGGCCGCGGTGGCCACCCGCTGGTATCGAAACTATACGAGATCTTCCTTCGAATCCGACCTGATACAGGCACTGCTGGCCGCAAGGGTTGCTCAGGAGCAATACCGGGCCGAACGGGGTACCTATGCTGCCACAATCGAAGACCTTCCGCGCTATAACGACGGCGAAGAGGACAACAGCTTCGTGATACACGAAGACAAAGATGCACGCCGGCGCATCGTCCTTCGGGTAGAGGATGCCGACGACGACGGGTACACCATCGTTGCCGAAAACGAAGCGGAAGGGGAATGGCACCTTGAATGGAGGCTTTCCTGCAGTCGTGACGAACCCGACGAAGCCTGCACACCGGTTCAGACCGCAGGCACGGGAGTGCTGAAAAACGTATTCTGA
- a CDS encoding lysylphosphatidylglycerol synthase transmembrane domain-containing protein, with product MEGNKIKSRSGLRNLVFFLFRALLSGFLIVLILRKVDPGEILENLRAFPASMWFAAFALFLFVQFLSSLRWKILAESLGIKEGLSFLFPCALSANFFSLFLPGTVTGDVIKLLYLGRRGHGKAGIAASILLDRVFGLFSLVVILGLSPVDPVLRSRVPFMSHLAVVCLSLGALFLTLPLWWERVFRLLSSRFSFYPREFVTLKTTGFFAAFAVSLSCQVISAGAHYIISLGLGLGVTPCFFVFAVPAVGILTAVPVSLHGIGIREGGFVWALGLVGIEPEKALALSITAYSAAFVVGLCGGVVYPFLRASRTSND from the coding sequence GTGGAGGGAAATAAGATAAAGAGTAGATCAGGATTACGCAATTTAGTATTTTTCCTGTTTCGAGCGCTATTAAGCGGGTTTCTCATCGTTCTGATCCTGCGAAAAGTCGATCCCGGAGAGATTCTGGAAAATCTGAGGGCTTTTCCGGCATCGATGTGGTTTGCGGCATTTGCACTTTTTTTATTCGTTCAGTTTTTGAGTTCTTTGAGGTGGAAGATTCTGGCAGAGAGCCTGGGCATAAAAGAGGGCCTATCTTTTCTTTTTCCCTGTGCTCTTTCTGCAAACTTCTTCAGCCTTTTTCTTCCCGGCACGGTAACGGGAGACGTTATAAAGTTGCTTTATCTGGGAAGGCGCGGACACGGGAAGGCAGGAATCGCCGCATCGATTCTGCTGGACCGCGTTTTCGGCCTTTTTTCTCTGGTGGTGATTCTGGGGCTGAGCCCTGTCGATCCCGTATTAAGGAGCAGGGTCCCTTTTATGAGCCATCTGGCCGTCGTGTGCCTGAGCCTGGGAGCTCTTTTTCTGACTCTTCCTCTCTGGTGGGAAAGGGTGTTCAGACTGCTGAGTTCCCGTTTTTCCTTTTATCCCCGGGAATTCGTAACACTGAAGACCACCGGTTTTTTCGCCGCCTTTGCAGTCAGCCTGTCCTGTCAGGTCATAAGTGCCGGGGCACATTACATTATTTCCCTGGGGCTGGGTCTTGGAGTGACGCCCTGTTTCTTCGTCTTTGCGGTTCCCGCTGTGGGGATTCTCACGGCAGTTCCCGTTTCTCTTCACGGAATAGGAATCCGGGAGGGCGGTTTCGTATGGGCTCTGGGGCTCGTGGGAATTGAGCCGGAAAAGGCGCTGGCACTGAGCATCACGGCCTACTCGGCGGCATTCGTCGTGGGGCTTTGCGGGGGAGTGGTTTATCCTTTTTTGAGGGCTTCCAGAACTTCGAACGATTAA
- a CDS encoding prepilin-type N-terminal cleavage/methylation domain-containing protein, which yields MMIRRSNQKGFTLIELMIVIAIIAILAAVAMTQYHSYKRKSKAKELVGFARACVMEARAQCESDPDFTDASTLEACTVSGASSKYITSAGVETTFSACNDDFTATATGTLDDETECTAVCSYNATDDDISCAAPTCG from the coding sequence ATGATGATCAGAAGGTCCAATCAAAAAGGTTTCACGCTCATTGAGTTGATGATCGTCATTGCGATCATCGCAATCCTGGCCGCCGTGGCGATGACGCAGTACCACTCCTACAAGAGGAAGTCCAAGGCGAAGGAACTGGTCGGTTTTGCCAGAGCCTGTGTCATGGAAGCAAGGGCTCAGTGTGAATCTGATCCCGACTTTACCGATGCAAGCACTCTGGAAGCCTGCACTGTTAGTGGTGCGAGCAGTAAGTATATTACAAGTGCGGGCGTGGAGACTACTTTTTCCGCATGCAATGATGATTTTACTGCTACGGCTACGGGAACGCTGGATGACGAGACTGAATGTACGGCTGTTTGTAGTTACAACGCTACCGATGACGACATAAGCTGTGCTGCGCCTACCTGTGGCTAA